The Montipora foliosa isolate CH-2021 chromosome 14, ASM3666993v2, whole genome shotgun sequence genome window below encodes:
- the LOC137984253 gene encoding uncharacterized protein produces MSPLKNKQAVPEKCKFWPECKKGDSCPFYHPTVACRSFPNCKFGETCKFIHPPCKYDERCTKSACPYTHKLRSKLQTSPVSSPVSGFMFPSPSVLVPSSPSVAPIPCKFYPSCTKVDCPFYHPQRKPCRFGLSCTRPNCLFSHPAKPSSLEWVSPSLHISERRFALSEQKKANGEPPVRSLSTGEESEERAIVLPCELVESLSCQSSYCKQVVSQFKENLLCSEASLANPDVETKALIRRFTRLAKCFDRLDVVQHLREITPAGTTGPVLPENLPIQDMSSQQRTDLTVALTVADKWQLVAEKCGLNKDRIDFLNSRFTNPADALLAHIALQRRLTVGFVYHLLCECELPVIADKL; encoded by the exons ATGTCTCCATTGAAGAACAAGCAAGCAGTGCCAGAGAAGTGCAAGTTCTGGCCAGAATGCAAGAAGGGAGACAGTTGTCCCTTCTATCACCCTACAGTGGCCTGCAG ATCTTTCCCTAACTGTAAATTTGGAGAAACCTGTAAATTTATTCATCCTCCTTGTAAATATGATGAAAG GTGTACTAAGTCAGCCTGCCCTTATACACACAAACTAAGAAGTAAGCTACAAACATCTCCTGTATCATCTCCAGTTTCAG GTTTCATGTTTCCTTCACCTAGTGTCCTTGTACCTTCTTCACCAAGTGTCGCACCTATCCCTTGCAAGTTTTATCCATCTTGTACCAAGGTGGACTGTCCATTTTATCACCCACAACGCAAG CCTTGCCGTTTTGGACTAAGCTGCACCAGACCAAACTGTTTGTTTAGCCATCCTGCAAAGCCCTCGTCATTAGAGTGGGTTTCTCCATCATTACACATAAG tgaaAGACGATTTGCTCTGTCAGAACAGAAG AAAGCCAATGGAGAACCGCCTGTAAGAAGTCTTTCAACAGGTGAAG AAAGCGAAGAAAGAGCTATTGTTCTACCCTGTGAGTTGGTGGAATCGCTTTCTTGCCAATCGAGCTATTGCAAACAGGTTGTTAGTCAATTCAAGGAGAATCTTTTGTGCAGTGAAGCCTCACTGGCAAACCCAGATGTTGAGACCAAGGCACTGATCCGCCGTTTTACACGACTAGCTAAATGTTTTGACAGACTTGACGTTGTCCAGCACTTGAGGGAAATCACACCAGCTGGAACTACAG GTCCAGTGCTACCAGAAAATCTTCCGATTCAGGACATGTCATCTCAACAAAGAACCGATCTCACTGTAGCCTTAACTG TTGCGGACAAGTGGCAGCTTGTTGCAGAGAAGTGTGGCTTGAACAAGGACCGGATTGATTTCCTTAATTCACGTTTTACAAATCCAGCCGATGCTCTCTTGGCTCATATTGCTCTGCAACGACGCTTGACTGTTGGATTTGTCTATCATCTTTTGTGTGAATGTGAGCTTCCAGTAATAGCCGACAAACtgtaa